One stretch of Chlamydia abortus DNA includes these proteins:
- the sufB gene encoding Fe-S cluster assembly protein SufB produces MSQSIEDFLHNHEDYPYGFVTPIESEGLTRGLSEETIIKISQLRNEPSFILDFRLKAYQHWKKLQEPIWARLSYPTIDYDSIVYFSAPKQKNPLGRLEEADPEILETFKKLGIPLDEQKRLLNVQNVAVDLVFDSVSIGTTFKEALDKAGVIFCSMNEAIREYPELVKKYLGLVVSYRDNYFAALNAAVFSDGSFVYLPKGVRCPMEISTYFRINDKESGQFERTLIIAEDDSFVSYLEGCTAPSYSSHQLHAAVVELVAHERAVVRYSTVQNWFSGDRKTGKGGIYNFVTKRGLCAGYKSKISWSQVEVGAAITWKYPSCILRGKESVGEFYSIALTNGKMQADTGTKMIHVGEKTTSTIVSKGISSEESHNTFRSLVSISEGAVGSRNHTQCDSMLIGRACGAYTDPRISVENSQSSVEHEATTSKLRADQLMYLRSRGLNAEEAVSLVVHGFCLEIIEQLPLEFAREASKLLFVKLENSVG; encoded by the coding sequence ATGAGCCAATCTATAGAAGATTTTTTACATAATCATGAGGATTATCCTTATGGTTTCGTCACACCTATAGAGTCAGAGGGGTTAACTCGGGGGCTAAGCGAAGAGACAATAATAAAAATCTCTCAGCTGCGCAACGAGCCTTCTTTCATTTTAGATTTCCGTTTAAAAGCCTATCAGCATTGGAAAAAGTTACAAGAGCCTATATGGGCTAGACTGTCCTATCCTACGATAGATTATGACAGTATAGTCTATTTTTCTGCTCCAAAGCAGAAAAATCCTTTAGGGCGTTTGGAAGAAGCTGATCCTGAAATTTTAGAGACCTTTAAGAAATTGGGAATTCCTCTAGATGAGCAAAAGCGTTTATTAAACGTTCAAAATGTTGCTGTGGATTTAGTTTTTGATTCGGTGTCTATAGGAACAACATTTAAGGAAGCTCTGGATAAAGCGGGTGTGATTTTTTGCTCGATGAATGAAGCGATTCGAGAATATCCGGAGTTAGTAAAAAAATATTTAGGGTTGGTTGTTTCTTATAGGGACAACTATTTCGCGGCTTTGAATGCTGCAGTGTTTAGTGACGGTTCTTTTGTCTATCTTCCTAAGGGCGTGCGTTGTCCTATGGAGATATCTACGTATTTTAGGATTAATGACAAAGAATCGGGGCAGTTTGAGCGTACATTAATTATTGCTGAGGATGATTCTTTTGTGAGTTATCTTGAAGGGTGTACAGCTCCATCGTATTCTTCACATCAGCTGCATGCAGCTGTTGTAGAATTAGTGGCGCATGAACGAGCGGTTGTGCGTTATTCTACCGTGCAGAATTGGTTTTCTGGAGATAGGAAAACTGGCAAGGGTGGAATTTATAATTTTGTAACGAAGCGCGGGTTGTGTGCGGGTTACAAATCAAAGATTTCTTGGTCCCAGGTTGAAGTTGGAGCGGCAATCACTTGGAAGTATCCTAGTTGCATTTTGAGGGGGAAAGAAAGTGTAGGAGAGTTTTACTCTATCGCTTTAACAAATGGAAAAATGCAAGCTGATACTGGGACGAAGATGATTCATGTGGGGGAAAAAACAACTTCTACAATAGTTTCTAAAGGAATTTCTTCAGAGGAGTCGCATAACACCTTTAGGAGTCTTGTTTCTATTTCTGAAGGAGCTGTTGGAAGTCGTAATCACACACAATGTGATTCGATGCTGATTGGCCGGGCATGTGGAGCGTATACGGATCCTAGAATTTCTGTAGAAAACTCCCAATCGTCTGTTGAACATGAGGCTACAACATCGAAATTGCGAGCAGATCAATTAATGTATTTGCGTAGTAGAGGGTTAAATGCTGAAGAGGCTGTGAGTTTAGTGGTCCACGGTTTTTGCCTTGAAATTATCGAACAGTTACCTTTAGAGTTTGCTCGAGAAGCTTCAAAATTATTGTTTGTTAAGTTGGAAAATAGCGTGGGGTAG
- the sufC gene encoding Fe-S cluster assembly ATPase SufC, producing MLHIQNLHVCCEDVKILDYLNLHIHPGELHIIMGPNGAGKSTFAKVLSGDDSLSIISGEISLLGQDLLEKAPEERAHMGLFIGFQQPPEIPGVNNKLFLKDAYNACRRSRQEEEMAEAEFDMLLSSVSETYEFASFQHFLQRNINEGFSGGERKKNEIWQMLVLEPEMILLDEPDSGLDVDALRFICKTIEKYRELHPKSATCIVTHNPKLGSLLEPDHVHILLEGKIACSGGVSLMQELEEKSYHEVLARSSWG from the coding sequence ATGCTACATATACAAAACTTACACGTATGTTGTGAGGATGTTAAAATCCTGGATTATTTAAATTTGCATATTCATCCGGGGGAATTACATATAATTATGGGCCCTAATGGAGCAGGAAAATCTACCTTCGCGAAAGTGTTATCAGGAGATGATAGTTTATCTATCATTTCTGGAGAAATAAGCTTATTGGGTCAGGATCTTTTAGAAAAAGCGCCTGAAGAGCGAGCTCATATGGGATTGTTTATAGGATTCCAACAACCTCCAGAAATTCCTGGGGTGAATAATAAGCTTTTTCTAAAAGATGCTTACAATGCTTGTAGGCGTTCTCGGCAAGAAGAAGAGATGGCAGAAGCTGAATTCGATATGTTATTGTCCTCTGTATCGGAGACTTATGAATTCGCATCCTTTCAGCATTTCTTACAAAGAAATATCAACGAAGGATTTTCCGGAGGAGAGAGAAAGAAAAACGAAATTTGGCAAATGCTTGTTCTAGAACCGGAAATGATACTGTTAGATGAGCCTGATTCCGGGTTGGACGTTGATGCTTTAAGATTCATATGTAAAACCATTGAGAAATATCGCGAACTTCATCCTAAAAGTGCCACCTGCATAGTTACACATAACCCTAAGTTGGGCAGTCTTCTTGAGCCTGACCACGTACATATTCTTTTAGAAGGCAAGATAGCCTGTTCGGGAGGGGTTTCGTTAATGCAGGAGTTAGAAGAAAAGAGTTATCACGAAGTCTTGGCACGCTCTTCTTGGGGGTAA